Below is a window of Rhodoglobus vestalii DNA.
TGCTCTTGGTCAGCGATGAAGTAATCTGCGCTTTCGGACGCATCGGCCATATGTTTGCCTGCGACGCGTACGACTATATTCCCGACATGATCACGTGTGCCAAGGGGATGACCAGCGGCTACTCTCCTCTGGGTGCCACGATTGTTTCCGACCGCATTTACGAGCCCTTCAAGCACGGAGCGACCGCGTTTTACCACGGGTACACCTTTGGTGGGCACCCGGTCTCGGCTGCTGTTGCGCTCGAAAACCTCGACATTTTCGAAGAAGAGAAGCTGAACGAGCACGTTCGAGAGAATTCGCCGAAGTTCCGGGCGGCTCTCGAGCGACTACTCGACCTGCCTATCGTCGGTGACGTGCGCGGGGATGGCTACTTTTTTGGGATCGAGTTGGTCAAAGATAAGGCAACGAAACAGACCTTTAACGACGACGAGTCAGAGCGACTGTTGCGCGGGTTCCTCTCTAAGGCATTGTTCGAGGCCGGATTGTACTGTCGCGCTGACGATCGAGGGGATCCCGTGATTCAGTTGGCACCGCCTCTGACCATTGGTCCGGCGGAGTTTGACGAGATCGAAGCAATCTTGCGCTCGGTGCTTACCGAGGCGTGGAACCGTCTCTAGAAACGCAACAGTGATGCACTGAGTCACACCACGGCTCCGTTAGAGTTATTGCTGTGAGTACTGAGGATAATTCGTCCGCGGGGCTGGCCCGTCATCCGCGACCTGCGAGATCTGGGGCGCGCGCGGTTGCAATTGTCTTGGCTGCTCTGCTGAACCTGTCGATTATCGCTGGTGGGGTGTGGGCGCTGACCAATCAGCAGCGCATCGCCGATCAATTCGTTGTCTGGCAGTTCGAGCCTTCCACCGCCGTTGCGCGATACGTAACTGAGGCGAGCATGTCGGGTGAGGGCGAGTTCTTGTTTTACGCCAGTCAGCCCGCGATTCAATCGAACCCCACTTTCAACAGCACGTGCGCGAATGTTGAAGAAGATTTCGGGGTACTCGGCTGCTATTTTCCTGGCGAGAAGTTGATCTATCTTTTTGATGTGAAGGATGACCGTCTCGCCGGCATCGAAGCGGTCGTCGCCGCGCACGAAATGCTTCACGCCGCATGGGATCGTATTTCTGCTGCAGAGCGCACGCGGCTCACCCCGCTGTTGGAAGCGGAAGCGGAACGCCTCACCGACGATCCGGAGTTCTCAGCGACGCTCGAGTTTTACGCGAAGACTCAGCCTGGCGAACGATCGAACGAATTGCATTCGATTATTGGAACGGAATTTTCGGACGTCGCCCCTGAGCTCAAGCAATACTATGCGAGGTATTTCCTCGATCGTTCAGCAGTCGTGGCTCTTCACGAAAAATCAAATGTGGTGTTCACGGCCCAGCGGGACGCTAGTAAAAAACTGGTGAGCGAGTTGGATGATCTTCGCGTCGGTATCGACGCAGATTACGACTCTTACAACGCCGGCTACGACCGTCTCAACGGCGATATTGATAGCTTCAATGCGCGTGCGGATGCGGGCGAGTTCAACTCCGTTGCGCAGTTCAATCAAGAGCGTGCAGCCTTGATCGAGCGTCAGGGAGTTCTGAATGCTCTCTATGCCGCTATCGATACGGATGTCGCTGTTTACGATCAAATGGTGGTCGAGCTGGAGGCTCTCAACGCCACGATTGGTGAGCTGAACACCAGCATCAACATCGAGCCGCGCAGCGACACCGGGTTGTAGAACCCGTCCTCAACATAGGTGCACTCTGGGCGCCATGCCGCAATGTCCGAAAATAGCCAGCGAGAGATCGAGAGTCGGGATTACGCTCGAAGCATGCAACCAGGCACCACACTCCACACCGAGCGTCCCTATCTGCTCCGTACGCCCTCTCCTCTCGGTCGCATCGAGCTAGTCAGCGACGGGGAACACATCACGGGACTCGCTATCGAAAAGTCTGGGGCTCTTCCCCGGGATAACGACGATGAGCGATCGTGCGCAGTGCTCGACCAGGCGGTGCACCAACTCACCGAATACTTCTCAGGAGAGCGGCGGGCATTCGAGCTACCGCTCTCCACCCGCGGAACGGAGTTTCAGCGCTCCGTCTGGAGCGAGCTGATGAAACTGCCGTTCGGCTCGGCCGTGTCCTACGCCGATATCGGTCGGGCGACCGGTCGCGCCACCGCTGGCCGCGCGGTAGGTGGTGCGGTTGGCGCTAATCCGATCCCGATCATCATTGCCTGCCATCGTGTACTCGCATCAGATCAGCGCATCACCGGATACAGCGGTGGCGACGGCATCCCAACTAAAGTGTGGCTACTCACCCATGAAGGAATAGCCCACCGATGAGTGATCGTCGGTCACTTCTCATCGCAGACGACGGCAGGGCGCGATGCGGCTGGGTCGGCAACGATGAGCTCTATCGCTACTATCACGACACAGAATGGGGCACTCCCCTTCACGGTGATCAGCGGCTATTCGAGAAGATCATGCTTGAGGCTTTTCAGGTGGGGCTCTCCTGGATCACAATTCTCCGGAGACGTGAAGGCCTGCGTGACGCGTTCGACCAGTTCGATCCGGCCACGATTGCCCGGTATGGAGATGAAGACATCGCTCGGCTGCTCGATGATCCGCGCATTATTCGCAATCGACTCAAAGTGTTGGCGGCCATCAGCAACGCCCACGCAGTATTAGAGCTCACCCAGGCGGCAGCCGGAGCACTCGACACACTGCTCTGGCAGTTCGCTCCCCCGCCGCGCACGCGCCGATTTGTCTCTCTCGATGATGTGCCGGCGGTGACACTCGAGTCGACCGCAATGAGCACAGCCCTCAAAACCCACGGATTCCGGTTTGTTGGCCCCACCACGATGTATGCGCTGATGCAGTCCACCGGCATGGTTGATGACCATATCGAGGGCTGCTGGCGCACGACTCAACGCTAAGGCTCAAGTGCTGAGCGCTCGAGTGCTCGAGTGCTAAGGCTCAAGGGCTAGGCACTCGACACTACGAGGTCGAGTTCCCCGGGCGCGCCAGCTTCAAGGCGGAATCCGGCACTCTGCGCCCACGAAACCAGCGAATCCACGGTCGAGTGCCTAATCCCTGCGTTGATCAGCGCGCGCAAAAATAGTCCCTTTGACTTTTTATTGAAATGGCTCAATGCCACACGCTTACCGTCAGTTCCTTCGGTGACAACGCGAAGATAGACGCTGTTGTGGGAGGCTGCTCCTAGTTGCGCATATGCCTCAGAACGAAGATCCAGCTGCAGCCCAGGAACAGCCGCCAGAGTGTCGGTTACCTGCGTGAACCAGTGACGCTTCAGGGTGAGGCCGGGCAGTTTTGAGTTGTGGGAGAGTCGATACGCGGGGACGGGGTCGCCCGCCCCCACCGGTCCGAAAAGAGCAGAATGCACCAACACCGTGCTGTGAGCAAATTCGCGCTCCCCTGAGGTCATGCTTGGCGCGTCAAGGGCATCGAAAAGCACTCCCGTGTAGCGCTCCAGCGACGGCATTACCGGCGCGGTCTCAAGCACACGGTTTCGCTCTACCTCGAACTGTTGTTTTGCGCTGAGACCCAAAGCCTTTCGGGCAACATCCGAATCATTGCTGATTTGGGTCAATCCGGCTACGACAGCCTGTCGTGCGCCTGTCAGCGCAGGAAACATGAACTTCGACAGGTTGAGCCGCGAACCCTGAGTTCCCCCATCACGCTTCGTCTCAGAGGGCGGAAGAAGGACGATCACGCGTCAAGAAAGGCAATCGCACGCTCAACATTGACGCCGATCGCGCCGACGGAGTCGAGTGTGATTCGCGCTACCGCGCCGCTTGCTCCCGTCCAAGGAGAGTACTCATCCAAGTTATGTTCCACTCCTTTGCGAACAGCGGCTCCGGCCTCCTGTCGCTTCGCTGCGCGTTCGACAAGCCGGTTCTTGTGTTCTTCCCGGTCAGAGCACACCACTTCGATGAACCGAACTCCTGACCCCGTGCGCTCAGCAAGATTTACCCACTGCTCACGGGCAGGATCCACAGCGTTCACCGCGTCGATGATGATGTCGCGATCGTGCATGAGCACTGACTCGGCAAGAGTTTCAGCAACCAAATACGCGGCTAAGCCAATGGGCTGCCCGGCACTGATTCCCGCTTTCAGAATCGCTGTTTCGATCTGATCCACCGACAGCACGGTGATCCTGCGGCGCGCGCCAACCACCTGTGCGAGAGTGCTCTTTCCTGCGCCCGACAACCCGGCCATTACGATTAGCATAAAACGAAAACTAGACCAACTCTGCGGAACTCGCCACGACTGTTACCGTGTTGTTCTCCACAGAGAGGAATCCGTTATCTGCGTTTGCGGTGATTTGAGACCCATCTGTGGCAGTGACGCGAACCTCGCCCTTCGCCAGAATTGCGAGGATTGGTACGTGGCCGGGCAAAATTCCGATCTCACCTTCGGTGGTGCGCGCAATGAGCTGGCTCGCCTCTCCCGACCAGAGTTCCTGGTCGGCAGAGACGACGCTCACCGTGAGAACGGCCATTATTGGGCGTTCTCCTTTTGAATCTTTGCCCACTGCTCTTCAACATCGTTGATTCCACCGACGTTGAAGAACGCCTGCTCAGCGACGTGATCAAACTCACCCTTGACGATCGCGTCGAAGGACTCGATGGTCTCCTTGAGCGGAACGGTCGAACCGTCAACACCGGTGAACTTCTTCGCCATGTAGGTGTTCTGCGAGAGGAACTGCTGGATGCGGCGCGCACGCGAAACGCTGATCTTGTCTTCTTCAGAGAGCTCATCAACACCGAGAATCGCAATGATCTCCTGGAGTTCCTTGTTCTTCTGGAGGATTTGCTTCACGTTCGTGGCAACACGGTAGTGGTCGGCACCCAGGTAACGGGGGTCGAGGATGCGACTCGTTGAGGTGAGCGGGTCAACGGCGGGGTACAGACCCTTCGACGCGATTTCCCGGCTGAGCTCAGTCGTGGCATCCAAGTGGGCGAAGGTCGTTGCCGGTGCCGGGTCGGTGTAATCGTCAGCAGGAACATAAATTGCCTGAAGCGACGTAATTGAGTGACCACGCGTCGAGGTGATGCGCTCCTGAAGGATACCCATCTCGTCGGCAAGGTTCGGCTGGTAGCCCACGGCAGATGGCATACGACCCAAAAGGGTCGACACTTCGGATCCTGCCTGGGTGAAGCGGAAGATGTTGTCGATGAACAACAGAACGTCCTGCTTCTGCACGTCGCGGAAGTACTCAGCCATGGTGAGGGCCGAGAGCGCAACGCGGAGACGCGTTCCTGGCGGCTCATCCATCTGGCCGAAGACGAGTGCGGTCTTGTCGAAGACGCCCGCTTCATCCATTTCGGCGATGAGGTCGTTACCTTCACGGGTGCGCTCACCAACACCGGCGAATACGGAAACTCCACCGTGATCCTGAGCTACACGCTGGATCATTTCTTGGATCAGAACGGTCTTACCAACACCGGCACCACCGAACAGGCCAATTTTTCCGCCCTGCACGTAGGGGGTGAGGAGGTCAATAACTTTGATGCCCGTTTCGAAGAGTTCAGTCTTCGACTCGAGCTGGTCGAATGCCGGTGGCTTGCGGTGGATGGGCCAGCGCTCGGTGATCTCGACGGTTTCGCCGTTGACCTTGCCGTCTTCATCCGCGTTGAGGATGTCGCCGGTAACGTTGAACACCTTGCCCTTGGTGACATCACCAACGGGAACCGTGATCTGCTCGCCGGAGTCGCGAACTTCTTGGCCACGAACGAGTCCGTCTGTGGGCTTGAGCGCGATGGCGCGAACTACGTCGTCGCCGAGGTGCTGTGCGACCTCGAGCGTAATCTCCGTAGTTTCGCCACCAATGGTGACGTTGGTTTTGAGCGCATTGTAGATTCCGGGAATCGAATCGTGCGGGAACTCGACGTCCACAACGGGACCGATTACACGCGAGATGCGACCAATACCGGCAACAGTTGCTGCCGCCGTGTTAGCTGGCGCCTTCTTGGCTGGCGTTTTTTTGGCTGGGGCCTTCTTGGCCGGGGCTTTTTCAGTCATGGCTTCCCTATCTATGGTTCTTACTTAGCCGAGCTGAGGGCGTCCGCGCCGCCCACGATCTCGGAAATCTGCTGGGTGATCTCCGACTGACGCGCGTTGTTTGCCAAGCGCGTGTAGTCGTTGATGAGCTTGTCTGCGTTGTCGCTTGCAGACTTCATTGCCTTCTGCGTCGCAGCGTGTTTTGCAGCGGCAGACTGAAGCATGGCGTTAAAGATGCGGCTCTCGATGTAGACAGGCAGCAGGGCATCGAGCACCTTGTCTACCTCTGGTTCGAATTCGTAGAGCGGAAGCAAGTCACCTTTGTCGGGTGCTTCCACACCTTCAACGATCTCCAAGGGGAGTAGACGAACAACCTCTGGAACCTGCAGCAGCATGCTCACCAAGCGGTTGTAGACGATGTGGATCTCGTCTACTCCGCCTTCGCTTGCCGGCTGCAAGAACTTGCGCACGACGGCGTCGCCGATTTCTTTCGCAATCTCGAATACGGGCGAATCTGTTCCGCCGGTCCAAATTTGCTCAGCATCACGCTTACGGAAGGCAAAATACCCTGCGGCCTTTCGACCTACGAGGTAGTAAACAACTTGTTTGCCTTCGCGTTCGAGCCGAGCTGCGAGTTCGCCAGCTTCGCGGAGAACGTTCGTGTTGAACGCTCCCGCGAGACCACGGTCGCTCGAGAAGATGACGACTGCTGCGCGGTCGACAGTCTCTGGCTCGGTTGTCAGCACGTGATCGACGTTTGAGAAAGTCGCCACCGCCGAGACGGCGCGCGTGACGGCACGCGAGTACGGACCCGATGCGGCCACCCGCTGTTTCGCTTTCTGAATGCGCGACGCGGAGATCAGCTCCATCGCGCGTGTGATCTTCTTGGTCGTCTTGGCAGAACTAATTTTCTGCCGGTAGACCCGAAGTTGCGCTCCCATGGCTTTCTAACTTTCTATGTCGTGTTGGTCGATGATCACTTGTTCGATTATCACTTGTGCAGAGCTCAGCGCTTTTGCTTGACGATCTGCTCTTGGGCGATGTCTTCTTCAGCGATCTCTTCGAACTGCTCGGATCCGACAGAATTGAGCGTCTTGCCCTCGCCCGTCTGGAAGCCCAGCTTGAACTCGTCGACTGCGGCATCCATGTCAGCGATCAGCTGGTCATCGAGTACATTCTTCTCGCGGAGGGTGTCGAGTATCTTGGTGTTGCGTGCGAGGTGGTCGTGCAGTTCACTTTCGAAACGAAGAATGTCTTCGACAGGGACTTCGTCGAGTTTGCCGTTGGTGCCGGCCCAGATCGAAACAACTTGGTTCTCGACGGGGAACGGCGAGTACTGGGGCTGGCGAAGCAGCTCGGTGAGTCGTGCGCCTCGGGCAAGCTGGCGACGGCTGGTGGGGTCGAGGTCGGATGCGAACATCGCGAAGGCCTCGAGGGAGCGGTACTGAGCAAGCTCAAGCTTCAGCGTTCCTGAAACCTTCTTGATCGACTTCACCTGAGCGTCTCCGCCGACACGTGAGACCGAAATACCCACGTCAACGGCGGGGCGCTGGTTAGCGTTGAACAGGTCGGACTGCAGGAAGATCTGGCCGTCGGTGATCGAGATCACGTTGGTCGGGATATAGGCCGCAACGTCATTTGCTTTGGTCTCGATGATGGGAAGACCCGTCATCGAACCGGCACCGAGCTCATCGGAGAGCTTTGCACAACGCTCGAGGAGGCGAGAGTGCAGGTAGAACACGTCACCGGGGTATGCCTCACGCCCTGGCGGACGGCGAAGGAGAAGTGATACTGCCCGGTAGGCCTCAGCCTGCTTGGAGAGGTCATCGAAGATGATCAGTACGTGCTTGCCGCCGTACATCCAGTGCTGGCCAATGGCCGAACCGGTGTAGGGGGCGAGGTACTTGAAGCCGGCGGGGTCGGATGCGGGGGCGGCCACGATGGTGGTGTACTCCATGGCGCCGGCCTCTTCGAGCGCGCCCTTGACGGCAGCAATGGTCGAACCCTTTTGGCCGATAGCGACGTAGATGCAGCGAACCTGCTTGTTTTCGTCGCCGGACTCCCAGTTGTCTTTCTGGTTGATGATGGTGTCGATCGCGATGGCCGTTTTACCGGTCTGGCGGTCACCAATGATCAGCTGGCGCTGTCCGCGGCCGATCGGGATCATGGCATCGATTGCCTTGATTCCGGTCTGCATGGGCTCGTGCACACTCTTGCGGTCCATGACGCCGGGAGCTTGAAGCTCCAGCGCACGGCGAGTTTCAGCTGTGATCTCTCCGAGGCCATCAATGGGGGCACCCAGTGGGTCAACTACGCGACCGAGGAAGGCGTCTCCGACGGGTGCGGAGAGGACCTCGCCGGTGCGAGTAACTTCCATTCCTTCGACGATTCCGGCGAACTCACCGAGGATAACCACACCGATCTCGTCTTCGTCGAGGTTCTGGGCGAGGCCTAGGGTACCGTCAGCGAATCGAATGAGTTCGTTGGCCATCACGCCGGGGAGGCCGTCGACGTGCGCGATGCCGTCTGCGGCGTCTACGACGGTTCCGGTCTCGGTTGTCGCTGCCTTGCCAGGCTCGTAGGCCTTGACGAAGTCTTTGAGCGCGTCGCGGATCTCGTCCGGACTGATGCTGAGTTCTGCCATTGTGTTTTCCTATTCCGTGGAAAGGTCTGCTAACTCGCTAGCCCGCGAGTTGGATCTTGAGGTCGTTGAGCTTGGTGGCGATGCTGCCGTCGATGACTTCGTCGCCGATTTGAACGCGTACCCCACCGATGATCGAGGGGTCGAGACGCACGTTGAGCTTGAGCTCCCGTCCGTAATTCTTGGTGAGGCCGACACGCAAACGTTCGAGCTGCACAGGCGTGAGCGGCGCAGCGGTGGTGATCGTGGCGACTGATTGACCTGCTTGATCGGCCACGATGTTTGCGGCGGTAGAGACCAGTTCACCGATGCGGCGGCCGCGCGGCTGCTGAACAAGCTGGTCGATGATGACGACAGCCTGTTCTGACGCTTTGCCGGTGAGTAGTTCGTTCACCAATGCGGACTTCGACTCGGCAGAACCGAGTTTGCTTCCCACCGCCAGTTCGAGCTCTGAGTCGGACGAAACCGTTGTTCCGAAAGCGAACAACTCGTCGCCGATGGAAAGCTTCGCCGGAGCCGACTGAGCGATCAGTCGAATTCCGATCTCCTCGATTCCCGCAAGCAAATCGTCAGCATTCGACCAGCGGGCACCGACGATGGCGGAAAGTATGGTGCGCGTAGAGGCGCTCAGCGACGAGAAAACCGAACCGACTATTGCGGATTTGTCTTCCCGAGCGGTAGCAGGGTCGGCCAAAGCGGAACGCAACTGGGCTGAACTGCCGACGACGCGTCCTGCTTCGAACAGCTCTGTGCCAGTGGCCAGAGAGTTCTTGGCAGTGATCGATGCGAGAGCATCTTTCGCTGCGACAAGCGCTTCTCTCGTAGCTGATCCCACTACTTTGCCTTTGCCTTCTCTGAAGCTTCTAGGTCGGCCAAGAACTGATCGACGAGCGCGGAAGATTTCTTGTCGTCGGTCAGACTTTGCCCAATGACGCCCGACGCAAGATCGATGGCCAGTGAGCCAACCTCGGTGCGGAGCGATGCGAGAGCGGCTTGGCGTTCGGCCTCGATCGTGGCTTGTGCGTTCGCGGTGATGCGTGCAGCCTCTAGCGTTGCCTGCTCTTTGAGCTCGTTGACAATCGTGGTTCCTTCGAGACGTGCCTGTTCGCGAATCTTCGCGGCCTCAGCACGACCTTCAGCGAGCTGCGTCTTGTAGTGCTCAAGTGCCTCAGCAGCTTCAGCCTGAGCGATCTCAGCCTTCTTGATGCCACCCTCGATGGCGTCGGCGCGAGCATCCAGCGTCTTCGTCAAAGCAGGAAGAAACTTCTTCCAGAAGAAGAACAAAATGATAGCGAAGCAAACAGCCGACCAAATGATGTCGTAGCTTGCAGGAAAAAATAGGTTGGGCTCTTCTTCCGCCGCAGTCAGTAGTGCGCTAAGCATCCCAGCCTCCTCAGTCGGTTAGTGGTTACGGGAACGGGATGAATGCAACAGCGATCGCGATGAACGCGAGCGCCTCGATAAATGCAATACCGAGGAACATAAGACCGGTGAGACGGCCCTGAAGTTCTGGCTGGCGTGCTACCGACTCAACAGTCTTGCCAACAACGATGCCTACACCCAGAGCCGGTCCGATGGTTGCAATACCGAATGCGAGGGGGGCGATGTTTCCAGTCACTTCTGCGACGTTCATTTGTGTTTCCTTCCGTGGTTTTTTAATCCAGGCGGATGCCGGGATCGGTCTAGTGCTCTTCGACCAGCGCGAGCTGGATATAGACGCCCGTCAGGTATGTGAAGACATAAGCCTGAAGTAGCGCAACGAGGAGCTCGAAGATGGTGAAAATTAAGCCAAAAGCGAGGGTGCCAATGCTGAAGAGCCCAAACAGGCCACCAGCGGTGAACAAGAAGAATTGCGTCGCAGAGAAGCACAGCACGAGCAGCATGTGGCCCGCGATCATGTTCATCAGAAGTCGTAAAGTAAGAGTGACTGGACGAAGAATGAAGGTCGAGAGGAACTCAATCGGCGTAACGACTATGTACAGCAACGGCGGAACCCCTGCAGGGAACAAGGATGACTTGAAAAAGTTCATTCCCTGTTTCTTGATGCCCGCGTAGATGAAGGCGATGTACGCGACTACGGCGAGTACCAAGGGGACACCAATTACCGATGTGCCGGAAATGTTGAGCCCGGGAACAATGCCGGTGACGTTCATCGCAAACACCATAAAGAACATGGTCGCGAGCAGCGGCATATACCGCTTGCCCTCTTCTTTGCCAAGGGCACCATCAGCGATGTTCGACTGAACAAAGCCGACAGTCATCTCAATCAGGCTTTGGCCGCGGCCCGGGATCATGCGCATACGACGGGTACCGAGCCAGAAGAGCAAGATCAGGACGGCGACAGCAATAAAGCGGACCATCATGATTCGGTTAATCTCGAACGGTGTTCCCTCGAAGAGGAACGCTTGCGGGAAAAAGTCGACTAGCGAAGGACCGGTGAAACCCCCGTCGCCGGATCCGTCATCGGTGGCAAAGGGCGCTAGAAGTGTAAGAGCGTGATGTAACAGCGCTGTCTCCAGAATCGGGGCGTGCAGTCACGCGGCGAGAAAGTGGGGGTCGAATTGATCCAAATCCTATCAAGAGATTTACGCTCACGACGAATCAACTGGCGAATCCGACAGATTAGTTTGACGTCGAGCTACCTTCACCCGGTAGCTGGACACCGGGGACGTAGCTTTCGCGGGCGTGAACGAAGGCGAGCACATCGACAACAAGGCTGCCAGCGACCGCAGCGAGGACCGCGAAGAAAAATACCACTGGATCCAAGAACGGTTGCCCGCGCAGAATGACCAAAATCGTGATGAAAACGACGAACTTGAGCAGCCAGACGCCGAGCACGATTCCAAAGAACAGGGTGCTCGAAGGATCCCCTTTCGTTGCGCGCGACGCGAGCACAATGCTGCCAGCGGTGAGCCCCATGAAGAGCGCCGTAAGGCCGGCCCCGATCAAGGCACTGACCAGTCCAGAGCTGCCAGCAACAAGGAACCCAATTACCGACCCGAGCAAAGCTATGCCCACAGTCAGAATCGCGCCGTAGGCGAGCGCGCGGCCGAGGATGGCGGAAGACTTCATTCGATGGGTTCCTTTGAGTGGTGCGTTGGTGAGGTATCGGCGGATGCGGCATCCAAACCGTCGTAGCGTGCGTCGTCGGTGAGAGATTCTGGTTCCGGGCCGCCACGCTGTGCGGCGGCTTCGCGCGCTTTGCTTCGGCTCAGCGGAGCCAGAGTGATCGCGGCACACAACGCAAGCCCTGCAACGAACATGAGAGCCGCCCAACGCCACGGCACGAACGTGAACGCAAGCACTCCCACCGAGGCAACGGCGGTCCAGCTATAGAGAATCAGCACGGCGTGCAGATGCGAATGACCCATGTCGAGCAGGCGGTGGTGGAGGTGCTTGCGGTCAGCCGTAAACGGCGACTTTCCCGCACGCAGGCGGCGAATGATCGCGAGCCCGAAATCGAGCAGCGGGATAACGAGTACCGCCACGGGCAGCAGGATGGGGATGAAGGCAGGGAGGAAATCAAGGGTGAACTTGTCGGGCTGGGCCAGGTAGCTGGCATCCACCTGCCCGGTCACAGAAATTGCGGATGCCGCCATCAGGAGTCCGACCAGCAACGCTCCCGCGTCGCCCATAAACATCTTGGCGGGATGGAAGTTGATCGGAAGGAACCCTACACACGCGCCAATGAGGATTGCCGTGGTGAGTGACGCCAAGTTGAAGTATTCGGTCTGAGCTTGAGACTGCAACAGGTAGGCATAGACAAAGAAGACGCCGTTGGCGATCACCGCGACGCCCGCGACGAGCCCGTCGAGCCCGTCGATGAAATTGACGGCATTCATCACCAAGACAACGGCAAAGATTGTGATGATGAGAGAAACGT
It encodes the following:
- a CDS encoding methylated-DNA--[protein]-cysteine S-methyltransferase is translated as MQPGTTLHTERPYLLRTPSPLGRIELVSDGEHITGLAIEKSGALPRDNDDERSCAVLDQAVHQLTEYFSGERRAFELPLSTRGTEFQRSVWSELMKLPFGSAVSYADIGRATGRATAGRAVGGAVGANPIPIIIACHRVLASDQRITGYSGGDGIPTKVWLLTHEGIAHR
- a CDS encoding DNA-3-methyladenine glycosylase I, which encodes MSDRRSLLIADDGRARCGWVGNDELYRYYHDTEWGTPLHGDQRLFEKIMLEAFQVGLSWITILRRREGLRDAFDQFDPATIARYGDEDIARLLDDPRIIRNRLKVLAAISNAHAVLELTQAAAGALDTLLWQFAPPPRTRRFVSLDDVPAVTLESTAMSTALKTHGFRFVGPTTMYALMQSTGMVDDHIEGCWRTTQR
- a CDS encoding YaaA family protein; translated protein: MIVLLPPSETKRDGGTQGSRLNLSKFMFPALTGARQAVVAGLTQISNDSDVARKALGLSAKQQFEVERNRVLETAPVMPSLERYTGVLFDALDAPSMTSGEREFAHSTVLVHSALFGPVGAGDPVPAYRLSHNSKLPGLTLKRHWFTQVTDTLAAVPGLQLDLRSEAYAQLGAASHNSVYLRVVTEGTDGKRVALSHFNKKSKGLFLRALINAGIRHSTVDSLVSWAQSAGFRLEAGAPGELDLVVSSA
- a CDS encoding AAA family ATPase encodes the protein MAGLSGAGKSTLAQVVGARRRITVLSVDQIETAILKAGISAGQPIGLAAYLVAETLAESVLMHDRDIIIDAVNAVDPAREQWVNLAERTGSGVRFIEVVCSDREEHKNRLVERAAKRQEAGAAVRKGVEHNLDEYSPWTGASGAVARITLDSVGAIGVNVERAIAFLDA
- a CDS encoding F0F1 ATP synthase subunit epsilon — encoded protein: MAVLTVSVVSADQELWSGEASQLIARTTEGEIGILPGHVPILAILAKGEVRVTATDGSQITANADNGFLSVENNTVTVVASSAELV
- the atpD gene encoding F0F1 ATP synthase subunit beta, with the translated sequence MTEKAPAKKAPAKKTPAKKAPANTAAATVAGIGRISRVIGPVVDVEFPHDSIPGIYNALKTNVTIGGETTEITLEVAQHLGDDVVRAIALKPTDGLVRGQEVRDSGEQITVPVGDVTKGKVFNVTGDILNADEDGKVNGETVEITERWPIHRKPPAFDQLESKTELFETGIKVIDLLTPYVQGGKIGLFGGAGVGKTVLIQEMIQRVAQDHGGVSVFAGVGERTREGNDLIAEMDEAGVFDKTALVFGQMDEPPGTRLRVALSALTMAEYFRDVQKQDVLLFIDNIFRFTQAGSEVSTLLGRMPSAVGYQPNLADEMGILQERITSTRGHSITSLQAIYVPADDYTDPAPATTFAHLDATTELSREIASKGLYPAVDPLTSTSRILDPRYLGADHYRVATNVKQILQKNKELQEIIAILGVDELSEEDKISVSRARRIQQFLSQNTYMAKKFTGVDGSTVPLKETIESFDAIVKGEFDHVAEQAFFNVGGINDVEEQWAKIQKENAQ
- a CDS encoding F0F1 ATP synthase subunit gamma → MGAQLRVYRQKISSAKTTKKITRAMELISASRIQKAKQRVAASGPYSRAVTRAVSAVATFSNVDHVLTTEPETVDRAAVVIFSSDRGLAGAFNTNVLREAGELAARLEREGKQVVYYLVGRKAAGYFAFRKRDAEQIWTGGTDSPVFEIAKEIGDAVVRKFLQPASEGGVDEIHIVYNRLVSMLLQVPEVVRLLPLEIVEGVEAPDKGDLLPLYEFEPEVDKVLDALLPVYIESRIFNAMLQSAAAKHAATQKAMKSASDNADKLINDYTRLANNARQSEITQQISEIVGGADALSSAK
- the atpA gene encoding F0F1 ATP synthase subunit alpha, yielding MAELSISPDEIRDALKDFVKAYEPGKAATTETGTVVDAADGIAHVDGLPGVMANELIRFADGTLGLAQNLDEDEIGVVILGEFAGIVEGMEVTRTGEVLSAPVGDAFLGRVVDPLGAPIDGLGEITAETRRALELQAPGVMDRKSVHEPMQTGIKAIDAMIPIGRGQRQLIIGDRQTGKTAIAIDTIINQKDNWESGDENKQVRCIYVAIGQKGSTIAAVKGALEEAGAMEYTTIVAAPASDPAGFKYLAPYTGSAIGQHWMYGGKHVLIIFDDLSKQAEAYRAVSLLLRRPPGREAYPGDVFYLHSRLLERCAKLSDELGAGSMTGLPIIETKANDVAAYIPTNVISITDGQIFLQSDLFNANQRPAVDVGISVSRVGGDAQVKSIKKVSGTLKLELAQYRSLEAFAMFASDLDPTSRRQLARGARLTELLRQPQYSPFPVENQVVSIWAGTNGKLDEVPVEDILRFESELHDHLARNTKILDTLREKNVLDDQLIADMDAAVDEFKLGFQTGEGKTLNSVGSEQFEEIAEEDIAQEQIVKQKR
- a CDS encoding F0F1 ATP synthase subunit delta encodes the protein MGSATREALVAAKDALASITAKNSLATGTELFEAGRVVGSSAQLRSALADPATAREDKSAIVGSVFSSLSASTRTILSAIVGARWSNADDLLAGIEEIGIRLIAQSAPAKLSIGDELFAFGTTVSSDSELELAVGSKLGSAESKSALVNELLTGKASEQAVVIIDQLVQQPRGRRIGELVSTAANIVADQAGQSVATITTAAPLTPVQLERLRVGLTKNYGRELKLNVRLDPSIIGGVRVQIGDEVIDGSIATKLNDLKIQLAG
- a CDS encoding F0F1 ATP synthase subunit B, with amino-acid sequence MLSALLTAAEEEPNLFFPASYDIIWSAVCFAIILFFFWKKFLPALTKTLDARADAIEGGIKKAEIAQAEAAEALEHYKTQLAEGRAEAAKIREQARLEGTTIVNELKEQATLEAARITANAQATIEAERQAALASLRTEVGSLAIDLASGVIGQSLTDDKKSSALVDQFLADLEASEKAKAK
- the atpE gene encoding ATP synthase F0 subunit C, which encodes MNVAEVTGNIAPLAFGIATIGPALGVGIVVGKTVESVARQPELQGRLTGLMFLGIAFIEALAFIAIAVAFIPFP